One Echeneis naucrates chromosome 1, fEcheNa1.1, whole genome shotgun sequence DNA segment encodes these proteins:
- the tmem192 gene encoding transmembrane protein 192 isoform X2 yields the protein MESKARSLYGAGTSADMTCSLEEDALVDGPLISADTLHSAIRRQFQTVPTHCHAALLSLLHIVFVVLSMCVSVLCVLKCGQVEVCARVLFNVSGDSVIVFGKVCLWVLVLVFTHCVQHHHSQARRRGYLRFYRDMRGLDYVPLTVHSTGNVLLLVVLAARLSTQVQSYMVLCILGLELLVGVPCLLYYTVKVRRFNRERAAPDVSQEEYSHSYSVTSLPTETGFREGSSLEEVVEKQADLIEYLKQHNTLLSKRLLNLTAQH from the exons GCTGGCACCTCAGCAGATATGACATGCAGTCTGGAAGAAGATGCTTTGGTGGATGGACCTTTAATCTCTGCTGACACCCTCCACTCTGCTATCAGGAGACAGTTTCAGACTGTACCAACACACTGTCATGCTGCcctgctgtctctgctgcat attgtgtttgttgtgttgtcaatgtgtgtgtctgtgctatGTGTACTGAAATGTGGCCAGGTGGAGGTGTGTGCGAGGGTTTTGTTTAACGTATCAGGTGacagtgtgattgtgtttgggAAGGTGTGTTTATGGGTGCTGGTTTTAGTGTTCACTCACTGTGTGCAGCACCATCACAGTCAAGCCAGAAGGAGAGGATACCTGCGATTCTACAGAGACATGCGGGGACTCGATTACGTGCCACTCACAGTTCACTCTACAG GGAATGTTTTGCTGTTGGTTGTTCTGGCTGCTAGATTATCAACACAAGTGCAGTCTTATATGGTGCTGTGTATCCTGGGGCTGGAACTCTTGGTGGGAGTGCCATGTCTGCTCTATTACACAG tCAAAGTGAGACGGTTCAACAGGGAGCGAGCTGCACCAGATGTGAGCCAAGAAGAGTATTCACACAGCTACAGTGTCACAAGTCTGCCGACTGAGACCGGCTTCAG agAGGGCTCCAGtctggaggaggtggtggagaagcAGGCTGACCTGATAGAGTACCTGAAACAGCACAACACCTTGTTGAGCAAGAGGCTACTCAACCTCACAGCACAGCACTGA
- the apela gene encoding apelin receptor early endogenous ligand yields MRIFSWFYLLLLLAAVVVPVSSARPDFLNLRKKYHRHHCLHRRCLPLHSRVPFP; encoded by the exons ATGAGGATCTTCAGCTGGTTCTACTTGCTCCTGCTGCTTGCAGCTGTTGTGGTGCCGGTGTCCTCTGCCAGACCAG ATTTCTTAAACCTGAGGAAAAAATACCACAGACACCACTGCCTACACAGGCGCTGTCTGCCTCTTCACTCCAGAGTACCCTTCCCCTAA
- the tmem192 gene encoding transmembrane protein 192 isoform X1, producing MESKARSLYGQAGTSADMTCSLEEDALVDGPLISADTLHSAIRRQFQTVPTHCHAALLSLLHIVFVVLSMCVSVLCVLKCGQVEVCARVLFNVSGDSVIVFGKVCLWVLVLVFTHCVQHHHSQARRRGYLRFYRDMRGLDYVPLTVHSTGNVLLLVVLAARLSTQVQSYMVLCILGLELLVGVPCLLYYTVKVRRFNRERAAPDVSQEEYSHSYSVTSLPTETGFREGSSLEEVVEKQADLIEYLKQHNTLLSKRLLNLTAQH from the exons CAGGCTGGCACCTCAGCAGATATGACATGCAGTCTGGAAGAAGATGCTTTGGTGGATGGACCTTTAATCTCTGCTGACACCCTCCACTCTGCTATCAGGAGACAGTTTCAGACTGTACCAACACACTGTCATGCTGCcctgctgtctctgctgcat attgtgtttgttgtgttgtcaatgtgtgtgtctgtgctatGTGTACTGAAATGTGGCCAGGTGGAGGTGTGTGCGAGGGTTTTGTTTAACGTATCAGGTGacagtgtgattgtgtttgggAAGGTGTGTTTATGGGTGCTGGTTTTAGTGTTCACTCACTGTGTGCAGCACCATCACAGTCAAGCCAGAAGGAGAGGATACCTGCGATTCTACAGAGACATGCGGGGACTCGATTACGTGCCACTCACAGTTCACTCTACAG GGAATGTTTTGCTGTTGGTTGTTCTGGCTGCTAGATTATCAACACAAGTGCAGTCTTATATGGTGCTGTGTATCCTGGGGCTGGAACTCTTGGTGGGAGTGCCATGTCTGCTCTATTACACAG tCAAAGTGAGACGGTTCAACAGGGAGCGAGCTGCACCAGATGTGAGCCAAGAAGAGTATTCACACAGCTACAGTGTCACAAGTCTGCCGACTGAGACCGGCTTCAG agAGGGCTCCAGtctggaggaggtggtggagaagcAGGCTGACCTGATAGAGTACCTGAAACAGCACAACACCTTGTTGAGCAAGAGGCTACTCAACCTCACAGCACAGCACTGA